The window acaattaTTCACACACACACTAATCAGTTTCTTAAcgcaaaagagaaagaaagaagaagataaaaaggtatatttataaCCGATgttcaaaaaccctaaatcgcgTTCTCAAATCTGCCGCCGCCGCCATCATTGATCCAGGTATTGCTCTATCTCTGACTCTTCACGTGATTCGTTCTACTCTCTCCTCTTCGCTGATCCATTCGATTTCTATACTCAAATCGTGTTTTAGTACATCATAGTTTCAAGCATTCTGATTCTCTCTagccaagttttgttttttttggttcatcaaTCACTTTTCTTGCGATTGAATCCAAAAAGTCTAAGAATTTTGTTTAGTTAGGGTATGTAGATAAGGTTTGTAATCACAAAATTCGATCTTTCTGGTTTTGACAGTTATGGATTCGAGTTACTCTGATTCTCGTCCCATGTTTGTGCAATCACCTTATGGTGGTTGGAATCAAAACCAGATGATGGATTCAACGGTTAATCCAATGAACAATGAACAAGGGGACTTGCATTCTCTATCTGAATCACAATCACAATCTTCTCAGCAGTTACAACAGCAGCCTTCATTGAAAAGGCCAAGACTTGCTGATGATAACGTCTTTAACCTTCCGACTTCGTCTTTTCCTCCTCCTACTCCTACGAGTAGCAATCCTTGGATGGTTCCATCGTTGAACCCTCCTCCTCCTGTGAACAAAGGGACGGCTAATATATTCTACAAGACTAGAATGTGTGCAAAATTCAGGGCAGGGACTTGTAGGAATGGAGAACTCTGCAATTTTGCTCATGGAattgaggatttgaggcagccTCCGTCTAATTGGCAGGAGATTGTTGGACCTCCTGCTCAAGATAGggacagagagagggagagggagagagagagggagagggagagggaaAGGGAAAGACCGGTTTTGGCGCCTGTTGGGAATAATAATCGGGAAGATGATCAAAAGATAATCTTGAGGATGAAGCTTTGCAGGAAGTTTTGTTTCGGGGAAGAGTGTCCTTATGGGGACAGGTGCAATTTCATTCATGAGGAACTATCAAAGTTTCGTGAGGATTCAGGGAAATTGAGAGAGACCTCGGTTATAAGTGTTGGTACAACTGCTGCTGATCAACCATCTGTTGATAATGGTACTGCTTTTAGTCATATGGAAGTAGTAAATAGGCAAGGAAGCATCCCGGTACCTGCACCTATGAGCAATGGTGGTGTTGTCAAGACTGTGTACTGGAAGACGAGGTTATGCATGAAGTTTGAGATCACAGGTCAATGCCCTTTTGGCGATAAGTGTCACTTTGCTCATGGACAAGCAGGTATGTTAGCGGAACATGTATCTTTGTTTACATGACCTTATGTTATGGTATCCTTGTATAGTTTTGCAAGTCCTGTGTATTGGATACTACTATATCTGAATTGTATATCTTCTAAACTATTTGTGGATTGTCTGTGAACTACTGTTTCTAATTTGGCTATTGATTATGAAATTGCAGAGTTGCATAACTCTGTTGGAAGGGTAGAAGGTGAAGCTGTGAACGCAGTAGCATCCGTGAGTAAACAAACAGTGGTACCTGCGAATGAATCTTTTGCAATGAAACCAACTGCACAAGTAATAGCAGATTCTTCTGGTCTAAACGAAGAAGGGCGGCGAAAGAAGTGTTTACTCAAGTGGAGCGACTCCAAGAAAATTAACCGAATCTATGGAGACTGGATCGATGATCTACCGGTGGGTCAAAAGTCGACGAAACCAGTAGAGAGCTGAGTTTTTATAAGGCTGGTTCCATTTgtcttccttctttgtcttttgaaTGATCAAAAGTGATAAGCCTTTGGTCTAAAATTTTGAAGAGTAgtagaacactctctcttttatttgatttcattttagCAATTCTTTGATTCGCTATTAGTTTAGAATTTCCCTTTTGTTGCAATCTTTTTATTACATACACAAAAAGTGGCTTGGTTCACTAATAGCATCATATTCATCTTAATTTGTTTCCTTCCTTTGGCTTCGAATTTGGTTAATATATGGATAGTTTTCGTATTTCGGTGGCCCTCTAATGTTCTAACAAATCGGATGCCTAACTAATAGAGTGAGTTCACGAGCGTCAAGCTAGTTAAACAGATGTAAAAAGTGATTTACTAAACCACTTAAACCGATTTGTGAAATGACTCAGACTCGGACGGTAGGCATTTGTTGTTTGGATACTCTAATTTAAATGGTTTAGTGGTGCTGATGATTTATACATTCTCTCTTATATAATCCTTTCATA is drawn from Camelina sativa cultivar DH55 chromosome 1, Cs, whole genome shotgun sequence and contains these coding sequences:
- the LOC104784321 gene encoding zinc finger CCCH domain-containing protein 39-like, which encodes MDSSYSDSRPMFVQSPYGGWNQNQMMDSTVNPMNNEQGDLHSLSESQSQSSQQLQQQPSLKRPRLADDNVFNLPTSSFPPPTPTSSNPWMVPSLNPPPPVNKGTANIFYKTRMCAKFRAGTCRNGELCNFAHGIEDLRQPPSNWQEIVGPPAQDRDRERERERERERERERERPVLAPVGNNNREDDQKIILRMKLCRKFCFGEECPYGDRCNFIHEELSKFREDSGKLRETSVISVGTTAADQPSVDNGTAFSHMEVVNRQGSIPVPAPMSNGGVVKTVYWKTRLCMKFEITGQCPFGDKCHFAHGQAELHNSVGRVEGEAVNAVASVSKQTVVPANESFAMKPTAQVIADSSGLNEEGRRKKCLLKWSDSKKINRIYGDWIDDLPVGQKSTKPVES